A single region of the Streptomyces sp. NBC_00425 genome encodes:
- a CDS encoding DUF6214 family protein: MSVWPAWEVQEAGGATSWSHVRLSFADGARVDLLAVVSGGRVSIEDIRARPALSLVDLTLLADWIEGPLFDGPDEDDGEPVSDAAPSMDGMDGMEAVDRVGTGEGADRPTEAGRCAEELFGLRRGRPVWPRGLEGRWLAAQEYRAAQEEGADPVLAVMCATGHSRRRSLRLIARARDAGYLTPRHARR, translated from the coding sequence GTGTCCGTGTGGCCGGCGTGGGAGGTCCAGGAGGCGGGAGGCGCCACTTCCTGGTCCCATGTCCGGCTGTCGTTCGCCGACGGAGCACGAGTCGATCTGCTTGCCGTCGTCAGCGGGGGCCGGGTCTCCATCGAGGACATCCGCGCCCGGCCCGCCCTCTCCCTCGTCGACCTGACGCTGCTCGCGGACTGGATCGAGGGGCCTCTCTTCGACGGGCCCGACGAAGACGACGGCGAACCCGTGTCGGACGCGGCGCCGAGCATGGACGGCATGGACGGCATGGAGGCCGTGGACCGCGTGGGGACCGGGGAGGGCGCGGACCGCCCTACGGAGGCCGGGCGCTGCGCCGAGGAGCTCTTCGGGCTCCGGCGGGGCCGCCCGGTCTGGCCGCGCGGCCTCGAAGGGCGATGGCTGGCGGCCCAGGAGTACCGCGCGGCACAGGAAGAGGGGGCGGATCCCGTCCTCGCGGTCATGTGCGCGACGGGCCACAGCAGGCGCCGATCGTTGCGGCTGATCGCCCGGGCACGGGACGCCGGATACCTGACGCCGCGTCACGCCCGACGCTGA